In Euphorbia lathyris chromosome 9, ddEupLath1.1, whole genome shotgun sequence, the following are encoded in one genomic region:
- the LOC136206646 gene encoding transcription factor MYB14-like, which produces MGRVPCCGKMGLKKGAWTPQEDQILVSYIQLHGHSNWRALPKLAGLLRCGKSCRLRWINYLRPDIKRGNFSIEEQQSIINLHQILGNRWSAIAARLPGRTDNEVKNYWHTHIKKKRLKQIPSPKNTPVAGFEVESINVNHMDYWYNIFLNAAAN; this is translated from the exons ATGGGGAGAGTTCCTTGTTGTGGAAAGATGGGGTTGAAGAAAGGAGCATGGACACCTCAAGAAGATCAAATCTTGGTTTCTTATATTCAACTACATGGCCATTCCAACTGGCGAGCCCTACCCAAGTTAGCAG GTTTACTAAGGTGCGGAAAGAGTTGCAGACTTAGATGGATAAATTATCTAAGGCCAGACATCAAAAGAGGAAATTTCAGCATTGAAGAACAGCAAAGTATCATCAACCTCCATCAAATTCTTGGAAACAG ATGGTCTGCAATAGCAGCAAGATTGCCAGGAAGAACAGATAATGAAGTCAAGAATTATTGGCATACCCATATCAAGAAAAAGAGACTCAAACAGATTCCCAGCCCTAAGAATACACCAGTTGCTGGATTTGAAGTTGAATCAATTAATGTAAATCATATGGATTATTGGTATAATATCTTCCTCAATGCAGCTGCTAATTAA
- the LOC136206645 gene encoding cell division cycle 5-like protein: MRIMIKGGVWKNTEDEILKAAVMKYGKNQWARISSLLVRKSAKQCKARWYEWLDPSIKKTEWTREEDEKLLHLAKLMPTQWRTIAPIVGRTPSQCLERYEKLLDAACTTKDDNYEAGDDPRKLRPGEIDPNPESKPARPDPVDMDEDEKEMLSEARARLANTRGKKAKRKAREKQLEEARRLASLQKRRELKAAGIDNRHRKRKRKGIDYNAEIPFEKRPPPGFFDVADEDRPVEQPKFPITAEELEGKKRVDIEAQLRKQDVAKNKIAQRQDAPSAIIQANKLNDPETVRKRSKLMLPAPQISDHELEEIAKMGYASDLAGSEELTEGSGATRALLANYAQTPQQGMTPIRTPQRTPVGKGDAIMMEAENLARLRESQTPLLGGENPELHPSDFSGVTPKKKDILTPNPMLTPSATPGAAGLTPRIGMTPSRDGNSFGMTPKATPIRDELHINEDMDMHDNAKLEQRRQADLKKNLRTGLGNLPQPRNEYQIVIQPPQEDDEEPEEKIEEDMSDRIAREKAEEEARLQALLRKRSKVLQRELPRPPSSSLELIRNSLLRADGDKSSFVPPTSIELADEMIRKELLSLLEHDNAKYPLDEKMNKEKKKGAKRSANGSAASIPVIEDYGEDDLKEADNLIKEEAQYIRVAMGHESESIDEFVEAHKTCLNDLMYFPTRSAYGLSSVAGNVEKLAALQNEFEHVKTRLESEREKAFRLEKKVNVLTQGYQTRAERQLLPPIESILKQMETAGTELECFQALQKQEKSAASYRINGLWEEVQKQKELEQTLQRRFGNLVTELERVQLLVNDYRALAKQQEEIDAKNAALELAQTAVEQTAMLASDSSKAIPSEATESSVPVDSSSNEISEKQTSPTQDHATDCVEEGKDSHSEKEHGSMVTDTSVSNDVPSTEVGTEVTPVQISSSENDQQENTADVIVTETNKLDGNPADTAISVDDKQIGAEVTNLDDMSKCKNGEDERVNPTKDADGKDETVNPVKDAETTANS; encoded by the exons ATGAGGATTATGATAAAAGGTGGTGTTTGGAAGAACACTGAGGATGAGATCCTCAAAGCGGCGGTTATGAAATATGGGAAGAATCAGTGGGCTCGAATTTCGTCGCTTCTCGTTCGAAAATCCGCTAAGCAGTGTAAGGCTCGCTGGTATGAGTGGCTCGACCCTTCTATTAAAAAG actGAGTGGACCAGAGAAGAGGATGAGAAATTGCTTCATCTTGCTAAGCTCATGCCAACTCAGTGGAGAACAATTGCTCCAATTGTTGGTCGTACTCCATCTCAGTGCCTTGAGCGTTATGAGAAACTTCTTGATGCAGCATGCACTACTAAGGATGATAACTATGAAGCTGGGGATGACCCCCGAAAATTGCGTCCTGGAGAAATTGATCCAAATCCGGAGTCAAAACCTGCCCGTCCTGATCCTGTTGATATGGATGAAGATGAAAAGGAAATGCTTTCTGAAGCACGAGCTAGATTGGCCAACACTAGGGGCAAGAAGGCAAAAAGAAAAGCTAGAGAGAAACAGCTTGAAGAAGCCAGGAGGCTTGCTTCTTTACAGAAAAGGAGAGAACTCAAAGCTGCTGGTATTGACAACCGGCATCGGAAGAGGAAAAGGAAGGGCATTGACTATAATGCAGAAATCCCCTTCGAGAAGAGGCCACCTCCTGGATTTTTTGATGTTGCTGATGAAGATAGACCAGTGGAACAGCCTAAGTTCCCGATTACAGCTGAAGAATTAGAAGGTAAAAAAAGGGTTGATATTGAGGCCCAGTTGAGAAAGCAGGACGttgcaaaaaataaaattgctcaAAGACAGGATGCTCCATCAGCTATAATACAAGCAAACAAGTTGAATGATCCAGAAACAGTAAGGAAGAGGTCCAAACTGATGCTTCCTGCACCACAGATTTCGGACCATGAATTGGAGGAAATTGCGAAGATGGGTTATGCAAGCGATCTTGCTGGGAGTGAGGAACTGACAGAAGGGAGTGGTGCAACACGTGCTCTTCTGGCCAACTATGCCCAGACTCCACAACAGGGAATGACGCCAATTAGAACTCCACAAAGAACTCCTGTTGGTAAGGGTGATGCTATTATGATGGAAGCAGAAAACTTGGCTCGTCTGAGAGAGTCTCAAACACCATTACTTGGGGGAGAGAATCCAGAGTTGCACCCTTCAGATTTTTCAGGGGTCACCCCCAAGAAAAAGGATATTTTAACTCCCAATCCAATGCTGACTCCTTCTGCAACTCCTGGTGCTGCTGGTCTTACTCCAAGAATTGGCATGACACCATCaagggatgggaattcttttggTATGACACCAAAAGCAACCCCCATTAGGGATGAACTCCACATAAATGAAGACATGGATATGCATGACAATGCAAAACTTGAGCAAAGGAGGCAAGCTGATCTGAAAAAGAACTTGCGAACTGGTCTTGGTAATCTTCCACAGCCCAGGAATGAATACCAAATAGTTATTCAGCCTCctcaagaagatgatgaagaaccAGAGGAGAAGATTGAAGAGGATATGTCTGATAGGATAGCTAGAGAGAAGGCTGAGGAAGAAGCACGGCTGCAGGCCTTGCTTAGGAAGAGATCAAAAGTACTGCAGAGGGAACTCCCTAGacctccatcttcttcattgGAACTGATCAGAAATTCTCTGCTCAGAGCTGATGGAGATAAGAGTTCCTTTGTTCCTCCTACCTCAATTGAACTGGCTGATGAAATGATAAGAAAGGAGCTTCTATCCTTGCTTGAGCATGATAATGCAAAATATCCACTAGATGAGAAAATGaataaggagaaaaagaaaggtGCAAAGCGGTCTGCAAATGGATCTGCTGCTTCTATCCCGGTGATAGAGGATTATGGGGAAGATGATTTGAAAGAA GCTGATAATCTTATTAAGGAAGAGGCCCAATATATCCGTGTAGCAATGGGACATGAAAGCGAATCTATTGATGAATTTGTTGAAGCACACAAAACTTGCTTAAATGATCTCATGTACTTCCCCACTCGCAGTGCTTATGGTCTCTCAAGTGTTGCTGGAAATGTGGAGAAACTAGCAGCACTACAGAATGAATTTGAGCATGTAAAGACTAGGTTAGAGTCCGAGAGAGAGAAGGCCTTTCGCCTTGAGAAGAAGGTTAATGTTCTTACACAAGGCTATCAG ACACGGGCAGAGAGACAGCTGTTGCCACCGATAGAATCAATTCTAAAGCAGATGGAAACTGCTGGAACAGAATTGGAGTGCTTCCAGGCTTTACAGAAGCAAGAAAAATCGGCAGCATCATACCGAATTAATGGCCTTTGGGAGGAAGTTCAGAAGCAGAAGGAACTGGAACAAACTTTGCAAAGGCGGTTTGGAAATCTTGTGACTGAGCTGGAACGTGTACAGCTTCTCGTAAATGATTACAGAGCTCTTGCAAAACAACAGGAAGAAATCGATGCAAAGAATGCTGCACTTGAGTTGGCTCAAACAGCAGTAGAGCAAACAGCCATGCTAGCCTCAGACAGTTCTAAGGCCATACCTTCAGAGGCCACTGAAAGCTCTGTGCCAGTTGATTCATCTAGCAATGAAATCTCAGAGAAGCAAACAAGCCCTACTCAAGACCATGCTACTGATTGTGTGGAAGAAGGTAAGGATTCCCATTCTGAGAAAGAGCATGGATCTATGGTCACAGATACAAGTGTATCTAACGATGTGCCTTCTACTGAGGTTGGGACGGAAGTAACACCAGTCCAAATATCATCCAGTGAAAATGACCAACAAGAAAATACGGCTGATGTGATTGTTACAGAGACAAATAAGTTGGATGGGAATCCTGCTGATACTGCGATTAGCGTTGACGATAAACAAATTGGTGCGGAAGTAACAAATCTGGATGATATGTCCAAATGCAAAAATGGCGAAGATGAAAGGGTAAACCCAACAAAGGATGCAGATGGCAAAGATGAAACGGTAAACCCAGTAAAGGATGCAGAGACCACTGCCAATTCTTAG